DNA from Microvirga ossetica:
AGCAGAAGCTTCCGGAAATAGCGCCCCCGGCCAAGAAAAGGGGCCTCGGCAAAAAGCCGGTTATCCTGGCCGTGCTGGCTGCGGCTCTGGCGTTCGGCGCCTATGAGGGTCACGAATGGTGGACCGACGGCCGCTTCATGGTCTCGACCGACGACGCCTATGTGCAGGCTGACATCACCCTCCTGTCGGCCAAGATCTCCGGCTATGTGGCCTCCGTCGCCGTCACCAACAACCAGAGCGTCAAGGCGGGCGAGCTGATCGCCAAGATCGACGACGGCGATTATCGCCTCGCCCTGCAATCGGCCAAGGACAAGCTCGCGACCCAGCAGAGCGCCATCGCGCGCATCGGCCGCCAGATCGAGGCCGGCCGCGCGTCGGTGGCACAGGCCGAGGCGCAGGTGGTCAGCGCGCAGGCCGAGGCCGAGCGGGCCGAGAGCGATTATGCGCGTCAGCAGCAGCTCGCCAAGTCCGACTATACCAGCAAGGCTTCCTTCGAGAACGCCAAGGCCGCCCGCGACCGGGCCAATGCCGAGGTGAAGAGCGCCCAGGCCGCGACAACCGCCGCCCAGGCGAATGTGCAGGTCCTGGCCGCACAGCAGAACGAGGGTGAGCGTCTGGCGGACGAGTACCGGACCGCCGTGGACAAGGCGGAGCGCGATCTCTCCTTCACGGAAATCCGCGCGCCCGTCGACGGCATCGTCGGCAACAAGGCGATGGAGGTTGGAACCTATGTGCAGCCCGGCGCCCGCCTTGCGGCTCTGGTGCCGCTGACCAGCGTGCATGTGGATGCCAACTTCAAGGAGACGCAGCTCGCCTCCCTGAAGCCCGGTCAGAAGGTGCATGTGAAGGTCGATGCCTTCCCCGACACCGACATCGTCGGCACGGTCGAGAGCGTCTCGCCGGCCGCCGGCGCGGTGTTCAGCCTGCTGCCGCCGGAAAACGCCACCGGCAACTTCACCAAGATCGTCCAGCGCGTCCCCGTGCGCGTCACCGTCAGCCCTGACGTGGCGCAGAAGGGTCTGCTTCGCCCCGGCCTGTCGGTGGTCGTCGACGTCGATATCCGCACCTCGGCCGAGCCCTCCAAGACGGCCAGCATCAAAGAGTAAGGAACCATGGCCGCATCGGCTGCCATTTCGGGCAAAGCTCAAGCCATGCCTGCCGCGAAGCCGGCGCCGCTCGACCGGCGCCGGACCTTCGCGTTCTTCTGCATGGTCTTCGGCATGTTCATGGCGATCTTGGACATCCAGATCGTCTCGGCCTCCCTCGCCGAGATCCAGGCAGGCCTCTCCGCCTCATCGGAAGAGATCTCCTGGGTGCAGACGAGCTACCTGATCGCGGAAGTGATCATGA
Protein-coding regions in this window:
- a CDS encoding HlyD family secretion protein produces the protein MAYREEFQQGAGSASETARDGKTVQPPQAEQKLPEIAPPAKKRGLGKKPVILAVLAAALAFGAYEGHEWWTDGRFMVSTDDAYVQADITLLSAKISGYVASVAVTNNQSVKAGELIAKIDDGDYRLALQSAKDKLATQQSAIARIGRQIEAGRASVAQAEAQVVSAQAEAERAESDYARQQQLAKSDYTSKASFENAKAARDRANAEVKSAQAATTAAQANVQVLAAQQNEGERLADEYRTAVDKAERDLSFTEIRAPVDGIVGNKAMEVGTYVQPGARLAALVPLTSVHVDANFKETQLASLKPGQKVHVKVDAFPDTDIVGTVESVSPAAGAVFSLLPPENATGNFTKIVQRVPVRVTVSPDVAQKGLLRPGLSVVVDVDIRTSAEPSKTASIKE